The nucleotide sequence ATTACCGATACACAGACTTACTGTTTGGCGATATTATGCCATCACGTTTAAGTTGGGTTCGTTATGATAAAAATTTGGTAAATCAATGGCCGTTAGGAAATATTACACAACAAGCAGGAGTATTAACTTATCAATATAAACCAGAAAATAAACAAGCAGATTTATTATTAAGATTGTGGGGAAATTTAACCACAGGACATACCAATACTCGTGGTGGTAAGCCAAGAGAGCCAAAAAAAGTTGATTCGTTTGCTAATAGAAATACCGAATGGGAACTCAGTTATGATACTGGATTTATTGATACTTCTTCTCTGTATCAAGAAAATAACCGTTACGGTATTGATTTATCTTCGATATTTAAATTATCACCTCAATTTTCCATTTCATTTTCCAGTCATTATCAATTTGAAAAATTAAATAGTGATGAAATTGATGTACCTGAGGGGCTTGATTTTGTTACCGCTGGGCGAGCGGGGCAACGTCATGAAGTCAATTTAGCCCTTTCCACTGATTGGAAACCGCTTTCTTGGTTAGCCATTACTGCAGGTGGCAAATATCATTATTATCATTTAACAGATACTTTTTTAAATAATAAGCGGAAAAATAAAGTAAAGGGTTATGAGAAATCTCCCTCAATAAGAGGCTTTATTCTTCCTTATCGACGCACATTAACCGCTGAGGAATATTTATTATATAGGGCTTACCATAGGGTAGAGATAGAAAGCTTACCTGAAGAGCTTAAAAATTATCGACGTTATCCAGAAATAAACAAAAAAGTGCGTGAGTTTTTACGATCTAAATTTGTTTATCCGGAATATGAACAATTATTACCTGAAATAAAAGAAAAGATTATTAATAGTAATAAAATTAAAGGTGTTCAGGTTAATATGATGCATGATGATTTTCTTCGAGATGAACAAGGAAATCTCAATATACAATCTTCTCAAGAACGTCCTATGCTCACGGAATATACCGTCATACTTTATGACAAAAATGGCGAATTATCCAAAAGCAACAATATGTTCTTAAATGGTCATCTTAATACTAATGAAAAAGTACCCGATCCAATTACAGGTAAACGAGTTAATAAATATGAAATGGGTGTGACAAATCCAATCCCTATTTATCTTGATGATGATAAAGATAAATTTGCACCTGAGCCTAGCTATCAACATGGGGCATTTTCACCTCTAGTTTCTGCGACGGTGTATGCCAACGAGATATTACGTTTTTATGGACGCTATACTGAGCAACTGCGTTTACCTAATTTATTTGAAGATACTAGCGGGTTTTCAGGCTCTAAAGCTCGTTATTACGGTTTTAAATTAAAACCAGAACGCGCCAAAAGTACAGAGTTTGGGGTCGTGTTTGATTTTACCGATTGGCTTAATATAGAGCGCCATGCTGACGTTAAAATTAATTATTTTTATACCAATATTGAAAATGTGTTTGATAGAGATGCGAATTGGCAAATTAGGCAATTTGAAAAGCAAAAATTAGAAGGGTTGGAAGTTCAAGCGCGTTTTGATAACGGTTTTATCTTTATGGATACCGCTCTTGTTTATAGTCATAAAAATAAGGTATGCGATAAAAATGCTTTTAGTAACTATGATCCCTTTGGTTTCTTGGGTATTAAAGAGTGTATGACAGGGGGGTATCCCGGTGGTTTTTTACGTACCTCTATTCAGCCTAAATATTCAGTTAATTTACATTTAGGTACTCGTTGGTTAGATAATAAATTAGAAATAGGTAGCCGTTGGCTCTATTCATCAGAAGTAGAAAATAAAGATGAAAAATGGCTAAAAGAAAAATTACCAAGAGAAATGTATGGCAGAAATAATAACCCGATGCGTTGGGCAAAAGTCTTTACCGTTGATGCCTATATTAACTATCAATATAGCCCTAATTTATCTTTTGAAATAACGGGCAGTAATTTATTAAACGAATATTACATTGATCCATTAACGCGATCAGGTATGCCCGCACCGGGAAGAACGTTCCGATTAGGTGTTACTGCACAATTTTAATTAAAAGAGAGTAAGGAGCTTTTATTTATGTTGGCACTTTCTGTCAGGCATCCGCTTAATATTTATTATTGGCTAATAGGGATATCGTTAGTTTATATCACCATATTAAGTTGGGTGTTACGTTCACTTTCTATGACAGAAAGTGCGCACCATATTCATCAGCAACAAGAAAATACATTATCCGTTTACCAAGTGGTATTTTCACCTCCCCAACAATCGACAGTCGTACCAGAGGCTTTAGTGGAAACGGAACCTCAAGAAACGCCCGTTGTTTTACCAAGTACCGATAAAGGGGAGTTTGTTGAAGTACCCAAGAAAATACCTGAAAAACCCAAAGAAAAACCTATACCCATAAAACCAATCACACCAGTGAAGAAGCCTATTGTACAAAAAAAAGTAGAGCCAATGAAACAGCGTGATTTAGAAAGCCAAATCGCGCAAACGACATCTGGATCATCGGCAGAAAGCTTAACGCAACATACTGCAAGCTCGTTAGCAGGAAGAAGTCACGCATTAAGCGAGAAAGGAATAGGGCAAGGTGAATCTGACAATCACTATATTAGTTCACTGCGTCGAGAAATAGAGCGCCATAAACGTTATCCCTCACAAGCGCGTCGTATGCAACATGAAGGTCAGGTAGTGGTGAGTTTTTCACTAACATCAGAAGGTACGGTTTCAAGGGTTGAGATAGAAAGTACTTCAGGTATTTCTTCTCTTGATAATGCGGCCATTGCGGCGGTTAAACGCGTAAAACCCATTGGCCCTAAACCCGAAAGCCTATTGAACCCTTTAATTGTTGCATTAGATTTTCAATTAAATTAATGAGCTAACGAAAACACCTAAGTGTGATTTTGACTTAGGTGTTTTTATTAGAATTGATGGCTAAAACAGCACAGTAATATCCGCTAATACCGTATCAGGTTTAGAAAAGTGTAAATAAAAATAAAGATTGGATTCGTTTTCACGTATGAATAAATAGTCTAATTCAAGCTGATAAGTACGAAAATAGGCTTTGTTATTTGTTACTGGATGATTAAGTAGAGGCGTTATTTTATAAACGACATTGTCCTGATTTAGGCCAAGCGAAAATGTATTTGAAGCAATTAATGTACCGTTAATGGCATTACCCGTTCTCACTGAAACTGAAAGTGATTGTTCACTTTCAGCTGCGCACTGTAATAACACCTTCATTTTTTGTGAATTATCTGTTTTTCCAATCGTTTCTTCTGAAGGCAAGCAAAAATAGGCTTCTTGATTTAATAAAATACAGTTTTTACCTACCAGCATATCACTATACCCATACTGAGCTTTACTTAGTTGCGTATCAAACCCATGATTTAAATCCAGTTCATAGCTTTTTTGTGGTATCGGTAAGTGGTTTTTAGTTTCTAGCGTAAGAGACGCATAACCGTCATAAAAACGGAATATAGGTGCCGATTCTGTTAGCCAAGCACCAGAATCATCATGGCATTGTTTGCCATTATGTCGGCTTAAATAAAGGTTTACGCCATTAAAACAGTAACCAGGAATATTGAGATAAGACTTGTTCTCGCGACCGCCTTGACCAATGGTAAAACTATTATTGTTTACGTCATCAAGTACCATATAGTGTAATGCCCCCCAAGGGGTGTCAGAAATATAACGTACAGAAGGTAAAATTTGATTGGGTGATAAATATGACTTACTGCTATCTGGCGTAAAAAAGGTTTCTGTTTTTAATACATCACGGCTATCACCGGTTACACCATAACAGCCTTCATATTGAGAACTATCTGCTATTTTTTCAATACTTAAGTAGTTGTGTTTAATACGAATAACGGCATCAATATGAGAATAGGTTTCGATACTCTGTAACATTGATGTTCGGTGTAATATATCTTTGCCTATATCAAAATAAGCTTTGTAATAGCTGATTTTAGGATCATGGCTATAATCGTTTCCATATAGCTCTAAGCTATTCCAACGAGAAAAAGGAATGTTAAATTCGATTTCAAAACTCTTTTTTATCCAAGTCTGATAAAAAGATAATCCTGATATATAAACACCAGATAAAAAGGTATTACTTTTATTGTAATCATCTTTAAATACACCAGAGGTTTGCTGATAAATTGTAGTGTGAATAGCACTATTAAATTTATCTATACTTTCTCTTAATGTTTTTAGATTGCTTTTAAAGTAATTATCACTTAACTCGAGTTTATCTTTATTGGTGAGAATATCGTAGTGTGCCGCAACAAAAAGGGCGCAACAGTGACAATAAAAAGGTAAGCCTGCTGATTGCGCTAAATTTAATACTAAGGGTTGTTGAGAAACAATAGTAGTAATGACATCATCAAAACGGTTGAGTACTTGTTCCCGTAAATCTTGTTTTTGTTGAGCCGAATAACGCATTGTGGGATCAAGATAACGAGCAAGTGAATCAGAAAATAACTGATAAACGTCAGATATTCCCTCTGTGGTAAGTTTGATTATCTTAACGTTATTATCAGCGATTTTAGCGTCAATAATACGAGAGACATGTTCGATAATTTGATTAGCTAACGAACTATCTTTCATATTTTTATTCATCAAACCAAAGAGCGCAGAGGTGATTTTTGATAATGCACCACCGACAACAGGGATTAAGCCAATAATATGCCCGATGACGGTTTGCCCTACAATCATGGGGGCATTTAAAGGATCTTGCTCATTGAATTTATCTACAATGGTGGGTAAGACATTACTGTTGCGGTTAATCATATCCAACATACCTTCTTGGAGTTCTTGGTAGTCGATACAGATTAATGGCTGTGTTGTGGGTAGTGATGAAGGACTAATGGCGACTTTTAATGGGTTTAAATACATAACAAACGCTCCTTGTTTAAAATTAGTTCCATTGTTCGATTAATTGAGGTTGTCCTGATAGTCCGTTATAAACAGCAATAGAGAGTTGTGAGCCATTAACTCCAACAGATAAGTAATCCCCTTTAAATAAAGCGCCACTGTTATAAACGGGAACATCACCAAATATTTCACTACCACCATAACGGTTATCTTGCCCAACATAATGCGTATGGCCGACGAAAACCGCTTTCACGCCATAATGCTCAAGCATATATTTAAAGAATGAGAGTTCTTCTTGTGAGGAGTTTTCAGGAAAATGTTGGTGACCATCATGAAAGTTTAAAATAATAGTTTTATTGCGATTCCGTGCTTGGATTAAATCTTTTTCTAACCAATCAATAGAGTCTGTCACATTAATGGTTGATGCTGCCCAGTGGTCGAGTACGACATGATAAGTGGGATAATTTTGTAATTGGACAAAATGAATATCGCCATATTCCCACGAATACGCTTTACTGCCTGAATATTCGCTACTGTCATATCTAAAATTACCTGAAGTCGAATAACCACGGTATTCTTCAATACGATAATGCATATCAAATACCATGCCTCGTGCACAAGCATTCATACTTAAATCAGAATTACTGGGTTCGGAGCAATCACCCACGTTATTTTGATAATCGTGATTACCAAGACCAACATAAGTAATAAACCCTAAGGGGGAAGGGGCAAAAAAAGAACGAAAACTTTCACGTTGATAACGGCGACCAAACTCCGTCAAATCACCATTAATAATGCCAAAAACAAAAGATTTTTCATGGTGTAATAATTGAATACTATCCCTTACTTTTTTTATCGTTGATTCCCAACGAGATTGATCATCATTAGGATCATTATTATCTAAGTCTAGCCTCCAAGGCTGAGGATCTGACATCACGATAATATTGTAGTTTGTTGATTGTGTTGCACTCATAATTAATTTCCTTTTAAATGTGTTTTTCTCCCTTTATTTTTTGACGGAAATTTAAAATAAGCACAATATTAAATATTGTTAGTTAATTATAATTTTAATAACAAATGTCTTTATTTTTATCATTTTAAATGCCCAATATATGATTTTTTAAATATAAATTATCTTCTAATTAAATTAATTTAAAATATCAATATTAGCGCTTATGGATATACCTTAGATTGATTTTAGATAATGTCTTTTGAGGAGATAAAAAAGCGGCTTTAGCATGACTAAACACCGCTTTTAGATTTGTGTTAGCATAAATAAATTACGCTGTTTTCGGCCATTTATTGGCAACCCAAAGCCCACTCATTTTCATCGAATAACCAAATAAAACACCAACGATTAATGAAGGGATGGTTTGAGCTAAATCCCCTTGTGCTGCAAATATTGTACATGCCCCAATAAATGTGCCGGGGATATAAGCAAGTAATGCACTTTTAGCTTGAATACACATCACAAAGGCAATAACACCTGTTACTGCATACCCAAAAATAGATATATCACTAAAGACTTGGCTACCATAAATAATCGCTAATGCCCAAATTACGCCACTCATAATGGTTGCCATAGTAACGGCTAATCCTTTAATACCCTCTTTAGGATAAGCAAAATAGGCGGTACAACCTAAAAAGCCAGCCCAGCTTAATAAGTCAAATTGATTAGCAACAAATGCCCAAATGGCAGAAAGAATGCCTGTTGTCAGTGCAGTAAAGTAAAGCGTTCTCACGATAGACTCTTAAATAAAAGAGGGATATTTACCCAGTTAACTAAAAACGAAGTTTAGCATTATCATTAGTTGATTTACTATATTTAGATCATTAAAAAGCATAATTAAGATGCGTATTTATGCGATATTTAAAATCTATTTTTATTAGAAAAAAATAAAGAAGAGAAAGTAAACGTTTGCGTTGTTGAAATAATTAGTTAATTAGCAAACAAATAAACAATTATTATTTATTAATATGAATATAAAAGGTAAAAAGAAAATAAGTGAATTCTTTTTAATTTACTCTTTGTTGAAAAAATTCGTTACCAAGTGCAATGTCGATCGCTTATTATTTACCTGCTATAACCGTTAAAAGCATATTTACACGGTATAGCAGGCCAATCTTAGTGATTACTTCCCGATACAGAAACTAAAAATGTAAAAATACTCAAAGTGTTAGAAAGCTATTGGCGCACATGTGGAGTGCAACCTTTTGTTAGGTTTTACCATGAAGAACCCTTTATTGAAAGGAACGAATCGCTTCTGGAGGTAAGTTTTTAGGGATATCTCATGCAGTAAACTCTCTTATTGTTGCGAATATTTCGAATATTGACTTTTTCGAATATTTCGGATAATGTTGTGATGTACTGATTTGTATAATCTAAATTTGAAACTAGAGAGAAATACGATGAATACTGTTACAAAATTACCAAGCGCTGAAGAAATTGCGCTGGCTAAGCTTGGTAGTCAAGAGTTGTCAGCCGTAATGGAAACCAATGGCGGAGCTCAAAGGATCAATGTTATCGATAAGTTAGGTAAGACTCATGAAGTCATGATCCCATCAAGTGCATTAAATATGATGATTGAGGTACTTACTCAATTAGGTCAGGGTAACTCTGTTAGCATTACACCCATTCATGCCGAACTAACAACGCAAGAAGGTGCTGACATGCTAAATATGTCTCGTCCTACATTTATTAAGCTCTTAGATTCTAAAGAGATTCCGTTTAGTCGCACAGGTAACCGTAGGAAGGTAGCCTATGCTGACCTTATGGAATACAAAAACCGTTTAGAAGAAAACCGACTGGCAGCTCTTGCTGAACTATCCGCATTGGATCAAAAAATGGATATGGGATATTAATGACATCATATACGGTGATTTTAGACGCATGTGTTATGTATCCTGCTCCGCTTCGCAGTTACCTAATGTATTTATCCAACACTGGGCTATTCAGAGCACGATGGACAGAGCAAATACATGATGAATGGATTCGTAATCTTATCAAGAACAACCCAGATGCCGATCTTGGGCGGCTAGAAAGAACCAAGCAGTTAATGAACGCTCATGTACCTGACTGCTTAGTTGAAGG is from Proteus columbae and encodes:
- a CDS encoding helix-turn-helix domain-containing protein, whose product is MNTVTKLPSAEEIALAKLGSQELSAVMETNGGAQRINVIDKLGKTHEVMIPSSALNMMIEVLTQLGQGNSVSITPIHAELTTQEGADMLNMSRPTFIKLLDSKEIPFSRTGNRRKVAYADLMEYKNRLEENRLAALAELSALDQKMDMGY
- a CDS encoding energy transducer TonB; this encodes MLALSVRHPLNIYYWLIGISLVYITILSWVLRSLSMTESAHHIHQQQENTLSVYQVVFSPPQQSTVVPEALVETEPQETPVVLPSTDKGEFVEVPKKIPEKPKEKPIPIKPITPVKKPIVQKKVEPMKQRDLESQIAQTTSGSSAESLTQHTASSLAGRSHALSEKGIGQGESDNHYISSLRREIERHKRYPSQARRMQHEGQVVVSFSLTSEGTVSRVEIESTSGISSLDNAAIAAVKRVKPIGPKPESLLNPLIVALDFQLN
- a CDS encoding DUF1097 domain-containing protein, which gives rise to MRTLYFTALTTGILSAIWAFVANQFDLLSWAGFLGCTAYFAYPKEGIKGLAVTMATIMSGVIWALAIIYGSQVFSDISIFGYAVTGVIAFVMCIQAKSALLAYIPGTFIGACTIFAAQGDLAQTIPSLIVGVLFGYSMKMSGLWVANKWPKTA
- a CDS encoding TonB-dependent receptor domain-containing protein, which gives rise to MHIMLFRKWKIVSIFVSLSLFSPCFYLQAKEDKTDLGHIQISDNKEKDKQGYAQVYEKDVSNVYLGKELLERYQGVSPADLLKSAIGVYSGEARNGGALDPNIRGIQGQGRIPVTVDGTEQAITVYRGYSGASNRNYIDSNLISSIYIEKGPSLTPDMKTGIGGGIAIKTLDIRDIVPIGDSFGINFKGDISNNATRYKEVYTNMIEDYRYYPKFYQQNAYIIDPALEITPQKSKIQNFQDYSFRLGVGFEEEKFNLLFAYALREKGNYFAGKRNAKNYSETDKDLLESVHVKDGGRNFEPYLPFIAHIYRPNNEVPNTSNRSRSILVKGTLFPESMHHFSINYRYTDLLFGDIMPSRLSWVRYDKNLVNQWPLGNITQQAGVLTYQYKPENKQADLLLRLWGNLTTGHTNTRGGKPREPKKVDSFANRNTEWELSYDTGFIDTSSLYQENNRYGIDLSSIFKLSPQFSISFSSHYQFEKLNSDEIDVPEGLDFVTAGRAGQRHEVNLALSTDWKPLSWLAITAGGKYHYYHLTDTFLNNKRKNKVKGYEKSPSIRGFILPYRRTLTAEEYLLYRAYHRVEIESLPEELKNYRRYPEINKKVREFLRSKFVYPEYEQLLPEIKEKIINSNKIKGVQVNMMHDDFLRDEQGNLNIQSSQERPMLTEYTVILYDKNGELSKSNNMFLNGHLNTNEKVPDPITGKRVNKYEMGVTNPIPIYLDDDKDKFAPEPSYQHGAFSPLVSATVYANEILRFYGRYTEQLRLPNLFEDTSGFSGSKARYYGFKLKPERAKSTEFGVVFDFTDWLNIERHADVKINYFYTNIENVFDRDANWQIRQFEKQKLEGLEVQARFDNGFIFMDTALVYSHKNKVCDKNAFSNYDPFGFLGIKECMTGGYPGGFLRTSIQPKYSVNLHLGTRWLDNKLEIGSRWLYSSEVENKDEKWLKEKLPREMYGRNNNPMRWAKVFTVDAYINYQYSPNLSFEITGSNLLNEYYIDPLTRSGMPAPGRTFRLGVTAQF
- a CDS encoding metallophosphoesterase, whose translation is MSATQSTNYNIIVMSDPQPWRLDLDNNDPNDDQSRWESTIKKVRDSIQLLHHEKSFVFGIINGDLTEFGRRYQRESFRSFFAPSPLGFITYVGLGNHDYQNNVGDCSEPSNSDLSMNACARGMVFDMHYRIEEYRGYSTSGNFRYDSSEYSGSKAYSWEYGDIHFVQLQNYPTYHVVLDHWAASTINVTDSIDWLEKDLIQARNRNKTIILNFHDGHQHFPENSSQEELSFFKYMLEHYGVKAVFVGHTHYVGQDNRYGGSEIFGDVPVYNSGALFKGDYLSVGVNGSQLSIAVYNGLSGQPQLIEQWN
- a CDS encoding PIN domain-containing protein — its product is MTSYTVILDACVMYPAPLRSYLMYLSNTGLFRARWTEQIHDEWIRNLIKNNPDADLGRLERTKQLMNAHVPDCLVEGYESLVDGLTLPDVDDRHVVAAAIKGRAESIITFNLKDFPTTELDPLGLSAIHPDEFLCDMFELDSSACVKAA